In Sus scrofa isolate TJ Tabasco breed Duroc chromosome 12, Sscrofa11.1, whole genome shotgun sequence, the DNA window AGcctaaatgaaaaaaacctgccaaccaaaaataatttactcAGCAAATTTGTTCTTCAGAAGTGAATGTGAGATAAAGACTTTCCCTAACAAACATTGAGTTGAGAGATTCTATCACCACTAACCTGCTTtccaagaaatgctgaaaggaattcttccagcagaaatgaacagtCACTAAGTAGCAACATGAAAATATATGACACACTGGAGAGCATAGAGTCAGATTCAGAAACTTCTATTTCTGTAATGTAGTGGTGTGGTAACCACTTAATGCTAGTTAAAGGACAGAGGTATTGAACATAGGagttgccaggagttcccatcgtggcacagtggttaacgaatcctactaggaagcatgaggttgagggttcggtccctggccttgctcaatgggttaaggatctggcgttgcagtgagctgtggtgtaggtggcagacgcggctcggatcccatgttgctgtggctctggcgagccctagcctgggaacctccatatgtcataggagtggccctagagaaggaaaatatacaaaaataaaaataataaaaataataaataaaaataaagcaggagttcccgtcatgggtcagtggaaacaaatctgtctagtatccatgaggacaccagtctgatccttggccttgctcagtgggtttaggatctggtattgccatgagctgtgatgtaggccagtggctacagctcagattcatccctaccctggaacctccatatgctgtgggacacgtggccctaaaaagacaaaaaaaaaaaatacaaaagaagtattaaaaatagctataggcaaaataatttgttaataggtacacaatttaaaaagagagaaattatgaCATTAAATACATAAAGGGACGGAGTAAAAGAACAAGGTTTTTGTATGTGATTTAAGTTACATGGTTATCAGTGTAAAATAGAcattcatatacattttatatctgTATGATGTTTTAGGTAGGCCTTGATAACCACATGGTAAAAATCTATAGTTAATTcacaaaatataaagaggaggGGATAACAGTGTACCACTATGGAAAATCATtaatggagaaaggaaggaagcaagagcGGAAGAAAGGAACAAGGGGACTACAAAATAGCCAGAAAGCAACCCATGATAAATCTTTACCTGTCAAAATTGctctaaatataaatggattgcATTCTCCAGTCCAAAAGCCTAGAGACGCTGAGTGGATAAAAACACCTGATTCAACTGTATGCTGAGACCCACTTCAACTTTCAGAGTACACATAGGTTCCACATGAAGGGATGCCCAAGCTCTTCCTTGCAAATGGAATCCAAAAGAGAACAGAGATAGATACATTTATACTGtaaatagactttaagacaaaaatggTATAAGGAGGAGAAAGGTCATTGCATACTGCTGAGGAAGTCAATCATCCAGAAGATACAGCAATcataaatacacatgcacccaacGTTGGAGCAtctaaatatattaagcaaatactaaGAGGTCTGAAGAGAAAACCAGACCACACTTGATGTTGCCATCTGGGTCCGTGAAATGAGTGGACACAGGATACTGCAGCAATGCAGAAATGAGTTGACTCTTGACATATTCCTcttgcccccacccacccctgaaGCACAAAATGTGAAGAAGATCTGTTCTGTCTGCCAGCAAAAGAGACAGAGATGGCAGATGGCTATGTGGTAGAGTCCCTGAAGGGAAGGTCCTGATCTTAGCTGGCAAGTGAGCCTGATGCCGGTAGCTGAGAGGGGCTACCATTGAGTCTTGACAGGAATGGACACCGACTCTGTCTGGTCTGGGATTTGCTTTCCCAGTTATCGAGGCAAATATCCATCGTGTCATAAAAGGACTGGTCCAGAAGCTGTAGCACCACGTTGGACAGCCAGCTGTTATTTCCTCAGACGGGTGAACACATTTCACAGCCCATGCTGCTCAGCAATGGGCAGAGGGGTGTCCTTCTCAGAGTGCTGTGTTCATGGAGAATTGGAATGAGCCGCTGAAGCAATGGTTGTCCAAAATGAGGGGAGATAAAGGGATGAAGGGCTGGCTTATACACCCTCATGAGTGTGTGTTTGCCTTCAGTGTGAAAATGAATGGGGCTAGAGGAGTGTGGGTACTGGATaggtttctgttttcctggtgGATCTGGGGAACAGGAGGTGAGCTAGTATGCCTAGGCAGCTTTTGACAAAGGAGGTGTACTCTGGTACAATGATGatgctcttttctctctttcccacctTACCTTGattccccactccccccaccccaacgtGATAAGTGGTCCCAGGACCAGGCTGCAAGTACCAGGCCCCGAGGCAGGGATAATTCCTGTGCCAGCAACTACATGCTAAAATCTGAATTTAGGATTCCTAAGAGTCTGATAGAGTGGATTGTACTGTGATCTGGCAACACGGATTGTCTAAGTGATCAGACTAGCTCACTCCTTCTATACCTATGTAACCTTAGCCTGTCTGAATAGAAGTGGATTGAGGGGGAGGTACTTGCTAGACTAATATTGCTTTCTACCACCTGACCCAACACAGTGGCGTAACCTAATGTCCCTTTCAAAGGTGGATACGTTAGGGTATAATAGGGAGAAGGTGAAATATTAGCAGATAAGAAGGCATGAACACATTGATTGTGTAGTGAGGGAATCCAACATGACATTAACACCTGAAAAGAGGTGTAACCCAGTCCAAAGTCACACTCCTTGCCGCACAATGGTCAACCATAAGTTTCGAGACAAGATGTTGTAGAAAGGAGAATCAATTTTATTCAGGAAGGCAgtgaaaggagaagagggaggaccAATGTCCTGAAGAACCATTTCAATTTGGGGTAGAGTTCAAGCTTCTTCTATGCTAGGGAAGGGGGACCCTCAAAGGGGTTAAGGTCAGAAGATGACCGACAACCACAGACACCTGGGCACCACCAAGTGTCTGAGGAGGGTTGTGGAACCTCTTTGATCTTGGTCAGTTGACATAAGTCTGGTAACGATGTTCCTATAAATCCTGACAGTTGCTACTTTTGTTGCTACCTCCTATCTCCCTGTGGGAGACAGGTTTTGGATAAGGGGCTGTTTGTATAAAGTTAAGCAGTAATCAGAATTCTTTTTGTGGTTACCATGTCTGTgtgcatggctcagcagaagcatgTGACTCAGAGCTGAAAGGAGCAGAAGAGATAGATACAAAAGCGAGTCAGAGGAGCCAAGCTTCTTCTACATACAAGAGGCACTTGGGGGACCTGCGGGGTCTGTCTTTAGGAGGACCCCACAGGGTCCTGATTGGTTGCAAGGTACAGAGCGAAAGATGATGTTGCCTCATAGCACCATCGTACCAGATGCTTGAAAGGGCGAAGCCACGTGTTGCTGATACCATGGCTGCTTTTGGACATGCCAAGAGCTAGTGGAAGCCAGCAGACCTGAGTGGGCTTGCCCTGAGAGATGAAAGGGGGCTTCTGGTAAGGGGGAGGACATTGGGGATGGACTTCCAAGTGACTGCAATCTCTACTGTGGCCTAACATTGGTCATGAGGAGATTCTCTTGCTGAAGAGTTTCCTCAGAGCAGCCTTCATGTCCTGGTttctcagactgtagatgaaagGATTTAACATTGGAGTCACGGCAGTGTACATCACAGTTATCACTGCATCCTTGAGGCTGTAACTCGTCAGAGGGCGGAAGTACATGCCCATGACTGTCCCATAATACAGAGAAACAACTGTGAGGTGGgacccacaggtggagaaggctttgcgcACACCCTTGGTGGATGGAACTCGTAGGACCGTGGAAAACACCCGAACATAGGAGATGATGATGCATAGTAATGGCAAGGAGAAAACACCAGCCCCTAGGTACATCATCTTCACGTTGAAGTGGATGTCAGAACAGGACAGCTTGAGCAAAGAGGCAATGTCACAGTAGAAGTTGGCCACTTCCTTGTTTGCACAGAAGGACAGACGAGCCGTGAGCAGGGTGTGGGGGACAGCATTGGCATTTCCCATCACCCAAGACCCAACAACTAAGAGGAAACAAGCCCCTGGGCTCATGACTGTTGTGTAATGAAGTGGGCGGGTGATGGCCACAGCACGATCATATGCCATAGCAGCCAGGATGTAGCTATCTGTGTTACCTAAGGCTAACATGAAACACATTTGTGCCATGCATCCCCCAAAGGAGATGGCTTTGCTGCCAACAAGATGATTGGCCAGTGCCTTAGGGATGGTTACAGAGCAGAAAAAGATGTCAACAAGCGAGAGATTGGCGAGAAGAAAATACATGGGGTTGTGAAGGCGAATCTCAGAGCAGATGGCCaagatgatgagcaggtttccaatTAATGTGATGGGGTAAATgaacaggaaaaggaagaagaagaagttttCCTGTTCCTTCTGACTGCTAGCTCCCAGAAGGATGAAATCCAGTTTGGAGGACTGGTTGTCTTCTCTCATGGATCCTTTAGTAGAAAAGGGAGAGGAATCCAGAAGTAGTTGTGAATTGCTGTGTGTAATGACCTTCTTAAGCCACCACCTTGGACTCCTGTGGTTGCTATGTCTATACCTGGGCTTCCTAAAGCCAAAGATAGGCATAATATTGGGGGGAGAATATCCCTGTTGGTCAGTGGAACAAATTGACAATTAGTGCTGGACACCCACGTGTAAAACGTGAGTAATGGGTGTATCAGAAATGCCCATCCCCTCCAAACCCAGCCCCATCACCCAAACACCTAGGGATCAATCATCTAACAATTATGTTCAATTGGATGTGCTAGAAACTTTGTTAGACTCTGAGGCAAAATCATAAATTGGGGAAAATACAGTTTGTTCATCCATTTGTTCCTCCATGGCATAGTCTTTGTTCTCAAAGACCTTACAACTTCATGGAGAAGCCATAGTCACATGCTAATCTTACTGTCCGTGAAAAGGAAAGGATAGTGTTTTGGAGTCTTTAAGAAAACACTCTAGTGCAAAGGATGGCTAGTACCAGGAGCCCCCCGGACAGTAGAAATTGTTCTGCTGACCAAACTCAGAATGAGCCCAGAGCCCAGTAGGTAACAAGTGTGTAGACTGGCACCAGAAGATTGTAAGTCACAAAGACAATTGGGATTAGGTTGTAGCCAAACAAGATAAGTGTTTACTTTAGGTGtccctttttaaaagaagatatcaCCACCTCTTTGGATAGATTTCATCTCTATTTCaaacacttaaatatatatatattttgtgtaataaatattgtgtaatataaatatatatataaaatcataatatttttttctttgaccttaCCTTACCTTACCTTCTTTAATTAGTTCCTCTGAGGACTCATCCAGTTCAATCGTGGTTTCAATTGCTGCTTAATAGACGGTCTGGTCCGTATCTGTAGATTTGATCTCCCCTCCCCATATTTCATCATTCAGTCATTCTGCCAACATGTCTGACCAAGCGCCATACTTTGAACAGTCAACCTAAGCAGACTGCAAGCTTTTTTTGAGAAGCATAtctcaaaaaattatatatataattttaatttatattaaaattatatatgtataatttaatatttaatatttattatatttaattaatatttaatataaatattaatattaatatttaattataatttaatatttaatattttataatatttgattatatataattatatatataattttaattttttaaaattatagctggtttacagtgttctgtcaaatttctactgtacagcagggtgacccagttacacacacatgtatacattcttttttgtccccttatcatgctccatcatgagtgactagatatagttcctatttctgcacagatggaactagagactctcatactaagtgaagtcagtcagaaagagaaagacaaataccatatgatatcacttatatctggaatctaatttatggcacaaaggaacctttccacagaaaagaatatcttGTTTATTTATATCTCCTGTGCAGAGATTGGAGTAGTTTTCATTTTATGGACCCATGTATTTACACTCAGTAGTTTGAATATATCCATGTTTACTTCATCTCCCCCCACATGTCAGGGGTTATCAGGCACTGTCACACAGGCTGTCCCTCACCTCTAGATCTGATCTTGTTGATTCCTCATTTGGAATAATTCGAACATATACTTCCTACTTAATGTCTCTGGGCTTTAGCTTTGACCACCATCATTTTCTACCTAACTATTGTAATGCTCTCTTAACTACGATACTTCTGGAGCCCTCCTTTTTCCACCTTGAATCTGAAGTGTACTAATTGTAGCTGAGACTCCTAGCATCTCACCCAAATACACTCTGTTCTCTTCTTCCTGGATCCTCAGCttgactacatttcccagcctcccttgtgCTGAGGTGTTGGCACATGACTGAAGCCTAGCCAATCCATTCACATGTTCCAGTTCTGGTCTTCCTCTAAATTCCCTTTCCCCTTGCACTAGCTGGATGCAAGTGGCCAGTAGGCTGAATAGGAAGGTGGAGTCACAGGGTGGAATGAGCCTGTGTCCCTAGCTCTCTACATCCAGGAAGGCCACCCACCACCAAAGATACCCACTAGGACGGTTACATAAGAGAGAAATACTATTTATTCTGTTTAAAGCATTAGATTCTCTGCACATACTTGTTACTATAGTCCAGGACATCCTAAATAATTCACTGTTTTTTCTAGAGAGACCTCTACTCAGTAATTACTTCTATTTGTAATTAAGTTAACTATGAATTCTCAGGGTCTCCAGTAGTACACATTGGAATTATGTGCTGGGCACAGAGGAAGCAGGTAAGAATACTGTTCCCCTAAATATGATGTATTCCTTTCCATCTCTGcacctaaatgaatgaatttttctctcttgaaattccctttttcatttatacACAGAATCATAGTATCTCAGAGTTGAGAAGGTTCAGTAAACAGAAGAGCTTAGAAATTGTGGTTGGCTGACAGAGTAGAGAGTACAATAGAGACCGAGGCTTAGCCACATGGCAGACTTAGCTGATATTGACATATCCCATTCCTATTAAAACACACAGAAActctataaaaattattaaagaaaaggcaCATAGCCAacctaaaggaaagaaatggaatcaCGTAcacttgagaaagaaagaaaggaaaaacccctcAGAGCCAGAGTTGTAAGCCAGAGGTGATGCTGTGGTGGACCCTGGGAGATGTGGCTACATAGTCAAAGGAAGCAGAGAATTTGTTTTGAGCCTTCTGCATAGCACCTGAGCACTGGAAGCAATCTATGCCATATAAGAAttggaaatgaaagaacaaaatggaTAGAATTCACAGAAAACACGTTTGTCTATAAAGGAAATCCAGGAGGCTCTTGAGATGAACTAAGAGGGTTCAGCAAGTTTTCTGGTATAAatcaatattaaaacaaaaatgtgggagttcccttcatggctgaggggttaaggaacccgaccaggatccatgaggatgcgggtctgatccctggctttgctcggtgggtcaaggatccggtgttgccgtgagctgtggtgtaggccgcagacacagctcagatcctgcatggctgtggctgtggcacaggctggcagctgcagctcccacttgacttccagcctgggaacttccatatgccgtgggtgtggtcctagaaagcaCAAGACAACAACacacccaacaacaacaacaaaacacctcaGTAATATTGGTACACTAAATTGCACactatcattttaaaagactTCCTATTCTCGATAAGAACAGGAATTTAAGGACGCTAGAAACAATTCTAATAACCAGGGTCCAAGACATTAAAAATTGCAAAACTGAATGACAATAAGAATAGCTAAGCAATGTGGAGACAAGGTCGTGAAAAGGTGAATTCTCCTCCAGGTAAGGTATGAACTCATCACAATCCCAGTCAAAATACCACAGGTTTCTTTTAAGCATGGAATGTAGTGAACTGAGTCATCAACTCATGTGGAAGCACCAAGAGCCAAGGAGATGTAAGACAATTTTTAGGAAAGtaaagagggaagaagagcacTATCAAGTATGAAAGGGGTTTCTTCAGGTACTAAATGTGGCAGATCAGTACTGACATAGTGATGGACAAATACAGCTATGTGACCCTCCAGAGAGCC includes these proteins:
- the LOC110256089 gene encoding olfactory receptor 1A1-like → MPIFGFRKPRYRHSNHRSPRWWLKKVITHSNSQLLLDSSPFSTKGSMREDNQSSKLDFILLGASSQKEQENFFFFLFLFIYPITLIGNLLIILAICSEIRLHNPMYFLLANLSLVDIFFCSVTIPKALANHLVGSKAISFGGCMAQMCFMLALGNTDSYILAAMAYDRAVAITRPLHYTTVMSPGACFLLVVGSWVMGNANAVPHTLLTARLSFCANKEVANFYCDIASLLKLSCSDIHFNVKMMYLGAGVFSLPLLCIIISYVRVFSTVLRVPSTKGVRKAFSTCGSHLTVVSLYYGTVMGMYFRPLTSYSLKDAVITVMYTAVTPMLNPFIYSLRNQDMKAALRKLFSKRISS